From one Desmodus rotundus isolate HL8 chromosome X, HLdesRot8A.1, whole genome shotgun sequence genomic stretch:
- the NHS gene encoding actin remodeling regulator NHS isoform X3: MPLACCMPKNAAVSNLDIESKLSVYYRAPWHQQRNIFLPTTRPPCVEELHRHARQSLQALRREHRSRTDRREQRAAAPLSVVAPPLPAYPPAHSQRRREVKDRHFLTFNSTRSPSPTECCHMTPWSRKSHPLEDEDTDVMLGQRPKNPVHNIPSTLDKQTNWSKALPLPTPEEKMKQDAQVISSCIIPINVTGVGFDREASIRCSLVHSQSVLQRRRKLRRRKTISGIPRRVQQEIDSDESPVARERNVIVHTNPDPSNTVNRRSGTRDSECQTEDILIAAPSRRRIRAQRGQSITASLSHSAGNISALADKGDTMFTTAVSSRTRSRSLPREGNRGGDAEPKVGPKPSAYEEGEPFVGDRERTPNDCSEVPSSPSAQEHQPALGLACSQHLHSPQHKLSERGRSRLSRMAADSGSCDISSNSDTFGSPIHCISMAGVLLSSHMDQKDDHQSSSGNWSGSSSTCPSQTSETIPPAASPPLTGSSHCDSELSLNTAPHANEDSSVFVTEQYNDHLDKVRGHRANSFTSTVADLLDDPSNSNTSDSEWNYLHHHHDASCHHDFSPERPKADSLGCPSFTSMATYDSFLEKSPSDKADTSSHFSVDTEGYYTSMHFDCGLKGSKSYVCHYAALSPENGQGIGVPPTLPDCAWQEYLDHRRQGRPSISFRKPKAKPTPPKRSSSLRKSDGNADISEKKEPKISGGQLLPHSSREMKLPLDFSNTPSRMENTNLSSKQEPSWINQNEHCIKEPQLDTSDIPPFKDEGAESTHYADLWLLNDLKTNDPYRSLSNSSTATGTTVIECIKSPESSESQTSQSESRATTPSLPSVDSEFKLASPEKLAGLASPSSGYSSQSETPTSSFPTAFFSGPLSPGGSKRKPKVPERKSSLQQPSLKDGALSLSKDLELPIIPPTHLDLSALHVLNKPFHHRNPLHVFSHNKQNTVGETLRSNPPPSLAITPTVLKSVNLRSISKSEEVKQKEGNNMELPYLEQSTLTMAAPSPGKIRPHIAKKSISRQYSTEDTILSFLDSSAVELGPDKPQLEKKCAFDVKNHCDPETVTSAGSNLLDSSVTKDQIHVESEPIPENIPNKNCDFLTEGFQKVSTAHPNDLEGKILQYGVGPDGALVQVQKASSVDQEELAYPESVDVLTPQSNSPTRATDISNQLKHQLGMSRHHDKVPGNISYETELSTVNLYPEKCSEQENIASGISAKSASDNSRAEETQGNVDEVSLKESSPNDDSVISPLSEDSQAEVEGVFVSPNKPRTTEDLFAVIHRSKRKVLGRKDSGDMSVRSKSRASLGSSSSSSTGSVTSPNSNVTTQNSQRSPGLIYRNAKKSNTSNEEFKLLLLKKGSRSDSSYRMSATEILKSPILPKPPGELTAEPPYSIHEAYQGASGAEALSPLSPCSPRVNAEGFSSKNFATSASARVGRSRAPPVASSSRYSVRCRLYNAPMQAISEGETENSDGSPHDDRSSQSST, encoded by the exons TTTAACAGCACCCGTTCGCCCTCCCCCACTGAATGTTGCCACATGACCCCATGGAGTAGAAAG TCCCATCCCCTGGAGGATGAAGATACAGATGTCATGTTAGGGCAGAGGCCGAAAAACCCAGTACATAATATCCCCTCGACACTGGACAAGCAGACCAACTGGAGCAAAGCACTACCTCTCCCAACACCAGAGGAGAAGATGAAGCAAGATGCTCAAGTGATTTCTTCTTGCATTATTCCCATCAATGTCACTG GAGTTGGTTTTGACAGAGAGGCTAGTATACGTTGCTCTCTTGTTCATTCACAATCCGTACTACAGCGGAGACGAAAACTGAGGAGGAGGAAAACCATCTCTGGTATCCCCAGAAGAGTCCAACAAGAAATAG ATTCCGATGAATCACCCGTGGCCAGGGAAAGGAACGTGATCGTACACACAAATCCAGACCCTTCCAACACTGTCAATAGAAGGTCTGGAACCAGGGACTCAGAGTGCCAAACTGAAGACATTCTGATTGCTGCTCCATCCAGAAGGAGAATCAGAGCTCAAAGGGGTCAAAGCATTACAGCTTCCCTTTCACATTCCGCTGGCAACATTTCTGCATTGGCAGACAAAGGTGACACCATGTTTACGACTGCAGTGAGCAGCCGCACAAGATCTCGGAGCCTTCCCCGGGAAGGCAATAGAGGCGGAGATGCTGAGCCCAAAGTTGGTCCTAAACCCTCAGCATATGAAGAGGGGGAACCTTTTGTGGGTGATCGAGAAAGAACCCCTAATGATTGCAGCGAGGTCCCCAGCAGTCCAAGTGCCCAGGAACACCAGCCTGCTTTGGGTCTAGCCTGTTCTCAACATCTTCACAGCCCCCAGCACAAGttaagtgagagagggaggtCACGTCTGTCCCGAATGGCTGCTGACTCTGGCAGTTGTGACATCTCCTCCAACTCAGACACCTTTGGGAGCCCCATCCACTGCATCTCCATGGCTGGCGTCCTCCTCAGCAGCCACATGGACCAGAAAGATGACCACCAGTCATCCAGTGGCAACTGGAGTGGGAGCAGCTCCACATGTCCTTCACAGACCTCAGAGACAATCCCTCCTgcagcttcccctcccctcactggctCTTCACACTGTGACTCGGAGTTGTCACTAAACACGGCCCCTCATGCTAATGAGGATTCCAGTGTCTTCGTGACAGAGCAGTACAATGACCACTTGGATAAAGTGAGAGGCCACCGGGCAAACTCCTTTACCTCCACTGTGGCAGATCTTCTGGATGACCCCAGTAATAGCAACACAAGTGACAGTGAGTGGAATTACCTACACCACCACCACGATGCCTCCTGCCACCATGATTTTAGTCCTGAGCGCCCCAAGGCAGACAGCCTGGGCTGCCCAAGCTTCACAAGCATGGCAACATATGACAGCTTTCTGGAAAAGTCTCCATCAGACAAAGCTGACACTAGCTCTCACTTTTCAGTGGACACAGAAGGATACTACACCTCCATGCACTTCGACTGTGGTCTCAAAGGTAGTAAGAGTTATGTCTGTCACTATGCAGCCCTGAGCCCAGAGAATGGCCAGGGCATTGGAGTTCCTCCTACTCTTCCGGACTGTGCCTGGCAGGAGTATTTAGACCACAGAAGGCAGGGGAGACCAAGCATCTCTTTCAGGAAACCAAAGGCAAAGCCGACCCCACCTAAAAGGAGCTCATCATTGAGGAAGTCTGATGGAAATGCAGACATTTCTGAGAAGAAAGAACCAAAGATTAGTGGTGGCCAGCTCCTGCCTCACAGTTCCAGGGAAATGAAGCTGCCTCTTGATTTCTCCAACACTCCTTCTCGAATGGAAAATACCAATCTTTCCTCCAAGCAGGAACCTTCTTGGATTAACCAGAATGAACATTGTATTAAGGAACCTCAGTTAGATACTTCAGATATTCCACCATTCAAAGATGAAGGTGCTGAATCAACTCACTATGCAGACCTCTGGCTTCTAAATGACTTGAAAACAAATGATCCTTACAGATCTTTATCTAATTCAAGCACTGCTACGGGTACCACAGTTATCGAATGCATCAAATCTCCAGAGAGCTCTGAATCCCAAACATCCCAGTCAGAATCAAGAGCTACCACCCCATCCCTTCCCTCTGTTGATAGTGAGTTTAAACTGGCTTCACCAGAAAAGCTGGCTGGCTTAGCATCTCCATCAAGTGGCTACTCAAGCCAGTCTGAAACACCAACATCCTCTTTCCCTACAGCTTTCTTTTCTGGTCCATTGTCTCCTGGAGGTAGCAAAAGAAAGCCAAAAGTCCCAGAAAGGAAATCCTCACTACAGCAACCCTCTTTAAAAGATGGAGCTCTATCACTAAGTAAAGATCTTGAACTTCCAATTATACCTCCTACCCATCTTGACCTAAGTGCTCTTCATGTCTTGAATAAACCATTTCACCATCGTAACCCATTGCATGTTTTTAGTCATAATAAGCAGAACACAGTAGGGGAAACACTGAGGTCGAATCCTCCACCATCCCTTGCAATTACACCAACAGTCCTGAAATCTGTTAACCTTAGGTCAATCAGTAAGTCTGAAGAAGTTAAGCAAAAAGAAGGCAACAATATGGAACTCCCCTACTTAGAGCAAAGCACTCTCACAATGGCTGCCCCGTCTCCAGGTAAGATTAGGCCACATATAGCTAAGAAATCAATATCACGTCAGTACTCCACTGAAGACACCATATTGTCCTTTTTAGATTCCTCTGCAGTTGAGCTGGGACCAGATAAACCacagttagaaaaaaaatgtgcttttgaTGTGAAGAATCATTGTGATCCAGAAACAGTAACCTCAGCTGGTAGCAATCTTTTAGATTCAAGTGTCACAAAAGACCAAATACATGTGGAGAGTGAGCCTATTCCAGAAAACATACCAAATAAAAATTGTGACTTTCTCACAGAAGGATTTCAGAAGGTCTCTACTGCCCACCCAAATGATTTGGAAGGTAAAATACTACAATATGGAGTTGGTCCAGATGGAGCCCTAGTACAGGTCCAGAAGGCATCCTCTGTAGATCAGGAGGAACTTGCTTACCCTGAGTCTGTGGATGTGCTCACACCTCAGTCAAACTCACCAACTAGAGCCACAGACATAAGCAATCAACTTAAGCATCAACTTGGGATGAGCCGCCACCATGACAAAGTGCCTGGGAATATCAGCTATGAAACAGAGCTATCAACTGTAAATTTATACCCTGAAAAATGTTCTGAGCAGGAAAATATTGCTTCAGGTATTTCAGCCAAAAGTGCCTCTGATAACAGCAGAGCAGAGGAGACCCAAGGAAATGTGGATGAGGTTTCATTGAAAG aATCGTCACCAAATGATGACTCTGTGATTTCACCACTTAGTGAAGACTCTCAGGCTGAGGTGGAAGGTGTGTTTGTGTCTCCAAACAAACCTCGAACAACTGAGGATTTATTTGCAGTCATTCACAG gtCTAAGAGGAAAGTACTTGGAAGAAAAGATTCTGGGGACATGTCCGTTCGAAGCAAATCAAGAGCTTCTCTTGGCAGCAGTAGCAGTAGCAGCACTGGTTCTGTCACTTCACCCAACAGCAATGTGACCACCCAAAACAGCCAGAGGTCTCCTGGCCTCATCTACCGAAATGCTAAAAAATCCAACACATCCAACGAAGAGTTTAAGCTGTTACTCCTCAAGAAAGGCAGTCGTTCGGATTCCAGTTACCGCATGTCTGCTACTGAGATCCTGAAGAGTCCCATCCTACCTAAACCTCCTGGGGAACTCACAGCTGAGCCCCCCTATAGCATCCATGAGGCCTATCAGGGGGCATCTGGAGCTGAGGCATTATCCCCACTCTCTCCATGCTCCCCAAGAGTTAATGCAGAAGGGTTTTCGTCAAAGAACTTTGCCACCTCAGCATCAGCAAGGGTTGGACGTTCCCGGGCGCCGCCTGTGGCCAGCAGCAGTCGCTACAGTGTCCGCTGCAGGCTGTACAATGCGCCCATGCAGGCCATCTCTGAGGGCGAGACAGAAAATTCTGATGGGAGCCCGCATGATGACCGATCCTCCCAGAGCTCAACATAG
- the NHS gene encoding actin remodeling regulator NHS isoform X4: MPLACCMPKNAAVSNLDIESKLSVYYRAPWHQQRNIFLPTTRPPCVEELHRHARQSLQALRREHRSRTDRREQRAAAPLSVVAPPLPAYPPAHSQRRREVKDRHFLTSHPLEDEDTDVMLGQRPKNPVHNIPSTLDKQTNWSKALPLPTPEEKMKQDAQVISSCIIPINVTGVGFDREASIRCSLVHSQSVLQRRRKLRRRKTISGIPRRVQQEIDSDESPVARERNVIVHTNPDPSNTVNRRSGTRDSECQTEDILIAAPSRRRIRAQRGQSITASLSHSAGNISALADKGDTMFTTAVSSRTRSRSLPREGNRGGDAEPKVGPKPSAYEEGEPFVGDRERTPNDCSEVPSSPSAQEHQPALGLACSQHLHSPQHKLSERGRSRLSRMAADSGSCDISSNSDTFGSPIHCISMAGVLLSSHMDQKDDHQSSSGNWSGSSSTCPSQTSETIPPAASPPLTGSSHCDSELSLNTAPHANEDSSVFVTEQYNDHLDKVRGHRANSFTSTVADLLDDPSNSNTSDSEWNYLHHHHDASCHHDFSPERPKADSLGCPSFTSMATYDSFLEKSPSDKADTSSHFSVDTEGYYTSMHFDCGLKGSKSYVCHYAALSPENGQGIGVPPTLPDCAWQEYLDHRRQGRPSISFRKPKAKPTPPKRSSSLRKSDGNADISEKKEPKISGGQLLPHSSREMKLPLDFSNTPSRMENTNLSSKQEPSWINQNEHCIKEPQLDTSDIPPFKDEGAESTHYADLWLLNDLKTNDPYRSLSNSSTATGTTVIECIKSPESSESQTSQSESRATTPSLPSVDSEFKLASPEKLAGLASPSSGYSSQSETPTSSFPTAFFSGPLSPGGSKRKPKVPERKSSLQQPSLKDGALSLSKDLELPIIPPTHLDLSALHVLNKPFHHRNPLHVFSHNKQNTVGETLRSNPPPSLAITPTVLKSVNLRSISKSEEVKQKEGNNMELPYLEQSTLTMAAPSPGKIRPHIAKKSISRQYSTEDTILSFLDSSAVELGPDKPQLEKKCAFDVKNHCDPETVTSAGSNLLDSSVTKDQIHVESEPIPENIPNKNCDFLTEGFQKVSTAHPNDLEGKILQYGVGPDGALVQVQKASSVDQEELAYPESVDVLTPQSNSPTRATDISNQLKHQLGMSRHHDKVPGNISYETELSTVNLYPEKCSEQENIASGISAKSASDNSRAEETQGNVDEVSLKESSPNDDSVISPLSEDSQAEVEGVFVSPNKPRTTEDLFAVIHRSKRKVLGRKDSGDMSVRSKSRASLGSSSSSSTGSVTSPNSNVTTQNSQRSPGLIYRNAKKSNTSNEEFKLLLLKKGSRSDSSYRMSATEILKSPILPKPPGELTAEPPYSIHEAYQGASGAEALSPLSPCSPRVNAEGFSSKNFATSASARVGRSRAPPVASSSRYSVRCRLYNAPMQAISEGETENSDGSPHDDRSSQSST; encoded by the exons TCCCATCCCCTGGAGGATGAAGATACAGATGTCATGTTAGGGCAGAGGCCGAAAAACCCAGTACATAATATCCCCTCGACACTGGACAAGCAGACCAACTGGAGCAAAGCACTACCTCTCCCAACACCAGAGGAGAAGATGAAGCAAGATGCTCAAGTGATTTCTTCTTGCATTATTCCCATCAATGTCACTG GAGTTGGTTTTGACAGAGAGGCTAGTATACGTTGCTCTCTTGTTCATTCACAATCCGTACTACAGCGGAGACGAAAACTGAGGAGGAGGAAAACCATCTCTGGTATCCCCAGAAGAGTCCAACAAGAAATAG ATTCCGATGAATCACCCGTGGCCAGGGAAAGGAACGTGATCGTACACACAAATCCAGACCCTTCCAACACTGTCAATAGAAGGTCTGGAACCAGGGACTCAGAGTGCCAAACTGAAGACATTCTGATTGCTGCTCCATCCAGAAGGAGAATCAGAGCTCAAAGGGGTCAAAGCATTACAGCTTCCCTTTCACATTCCGCTGGCAACATTTCTGCATTGGCAGACAAAGGTGACACCATGTTTACGACTGCAGTGAGCAGCCGCACAAGATCTCGGAGCCTTCCCCGGGAAGGCAATAGAGGCGGAGATGCTGAGCCCAAAGTTGGTCCTAAACCCTCAGCATATGAAGAGGGGGAACCTTTTGTGGGTGATCGAGAAAGAACCCCTAATGATTGCAGCGAGGTCCCCAGCAGTCCAAGTGCCCAGGAACACCAGCCTGCTTTGGGTCTAGCCTGTTCTCAACATCTTCACAGCCCCCAGCACAAGttaagtgagagagggaggtCACGTCTGTCCCGAATGGCTGCTGACTCTGGCAGTTGTGACATCTCCTCCAACTCAGACACCTTTGGGAGCCCCATCCACTGCATCTCCATGGCTGGCGTCCTCCTCAGCAGCCACATGGACCAGAAAGATGACCACCAGTCATCCAGTGGCAACTGGAGTGGGAGCAGCTCCACATGTCCTTCACAGACCTCAGAGACAATCCCTCCTgcagcttcccctcccctcactggctCTTCACACTGTGACTCGGAGTTGTCACTAAACACGGCCCCTCATGCTAATGAGGATTCCAGTGTCTTCGTGACAGAGCAGTACAATGACCACTTGGATAAAGTGAGAGGCCACCGGGCAAACTCCTTTACCTCCACTGTGGCAGATCTTCTGGATGACCCCAGTAATAGCAACACAAGTGACAGTGAGTGGAATTACCTACACCACCACCACGATGCCTCCTGCCACCATGATTTTAGTCCTGAGCGCCCCAAGGCAGACAGCCTGGGCTGCCCAAGCTTCACAAGCATGGCAACATATGACAGCTTTCTGGAAAAGTCTCCATCAGACAAAGCTGACACTAGCTCTCACTTTTCAGTGGACACAGAAGGATACTACACCTCCATGCACTTCGACTGTGGTCTCAAAGGTAGTAAGAGTTATGTCTGTCACTATGCAGCCCTGAGCCCAGAGAATGGCCAGGGCATTGGAGTTCCTCCTACTCTTCCGGACTGTGCCTGGCAGGAGTATTTAGACCACAGAAGGCAGGGGAGACCAAGCATCTCTTTCAGGAAACCAAAGGCAAAGCCGACCCCACCTAAAAGGAGCTCATCATTGAGGAAGTCTGATGGAAATGCAGACATTTCTGAGAAGAAAGAACCAAAGATTAGTGGTGGCCAGCTCCTGCCTCACAGTTCCAGGGAAATGAAGCTGCCTCTTGATTTCTCCAACACTCCTTCTCGAATGGAAAATACCAATCTTTCCTCCAAGCAGGAACCTTCTTGGATTAACCAGAATGAACATTGTATTAAGGAACCTCAGTTAGATACTTCAGATATTCCACCATTCAAAGATGAAGGTGCTGAATCAACTCACTATGCAGACCTCTGGCTTCTAAATGACTTGAAAACAAATGATCCTTACAGATCTTTATCTAATTCAAGCACTGCTACGGGTACCACAGTTATCGAATGCATCAAATCTCCAGAGAGCTCTGAATCCCAAACATCCCAGTCAGAATCAAGAGCTACCACCCCATCCCTTCCCTCTGTTGATAGTGAGTTTAAACTGGCTTCACCAGAAAAGCTGGCTGGCTTAGCATCTCCATCAAGTGGCTACTCAAGCCAGTCTGAAACACCAACATCCTCTTTCCCTACAGCTTTCTTTTCTGGTCCATTGTCTCCTGGAGGTAGCAAAAGAAAGCCAAAAGTCCCAGAAAGGAAATCCTCACTACAGCAACCCTCTTTAAAAGATGGAGCTCTATCACTAAGTAAAGATCTTGAACTTCCAATTATACCTCCTACCCATCTTGACCTAAGTGCTCTTCATGTCTTGAATAAACCATTTCACCATCGTAACCCATTGCATGTTTTTAGTCATAATAAGCAGAACACAGTAGGGGAAACACTGAGGTCGAATCCTCCACCATCCCTTGCAATTACACCAACAGTCCTGAAATCTGTTAACCTTAGGTCAATCAGTAAGTCTGAAGAAGTTAAGCAAAAAGAAGGCAACAATATGGAACTCCCCTACTTAGAGCAAAGCACTCTCACAATGGCTGCCCCGTCTCCAGGTAAGATTAGGCCACATATAGCTAAGAAATCAATATCACGTCAGTACTCCACTGAAGACACCATATTGTCCTTTTTAGATTCCTCTGCAGTTGAGCTGGGACCAGATAAACCacagttagaaaaaaaatgtgcttttgaTGTGAAGAATCATTGTGATCCAGAAACAGTAACCTCAGCTGGTAGCAATCTTTTAGATTCAAGTGTCACAAAAGACCAAATACATGTGGAGAGTGAGCCTATTCCAGAAAACATACCAAATAAAAATTGTGACTTTCTCACAGAAGGATTTCAGAAGGTCTCTACTGCCCACCCAAATGATTTGGAAGGTAAAATACTACAATATGGAGTTGGTCCAGATGGAGCCCTAGTACAGGTCCAGAAGGCATCCTCTGTAGATCAGGAGGAACTTGCTTACCCTGAGTCTGTGGATGTGCTCACACCTCAGTCAAACTCACCAACTAGAGCCACAGACATAAGCAATCAACTTAAGCATCAACTTGGGATGAGCCGCCACCATGACAAAGTGCCTGGGAATATCAGCTATGAAACAGAGCTATCAACTGTAAATTTATACCCTGAAAAATGTTCTGAGCAGGAAAATATTGCTTCAGGTATTTCAGCCAAAAGTGCCTCTGATAACAGCAGAGCAGAGGAGACCCAAGGAAATGTGGATGAGGTTTCATTGAAAG aATCGTCACCAAATGATGACTCTGTGATTTCACCACTTAGTGAAGACTCTCAGGCTGAGGTGGAAGGTGTGTTTGTGTCTCCAAACAAACCTCGAACAACTGAGGATTTATTTGCAGTCATTCACAG gtCTAAGAGGAAAGTACTTGGAAGAAAAGATTCTGGGGACATGTCCGTTCGAAGCAAATCAAGAGCTTCTCTTGGCAGCAGTAGCAGTAGCAGCACTGGTTCTGTCACTTCACCCAACAGCAATGTGACCACCCAAAACAGCCAGAGGTCTCCTGGCCTCATCTACCGAAATGCTAAAAAATCCAACACATCCAACGAAGAGTTTAAGCTGTTACTCCTCAAGAAAGGCAGTCGTTCGGATTCCAGTTACCGCATGTCTGCTACTGAGATCCTGAAGAGTCCCATCCTACCTAAACCTCCTGGGGAACTCACAGCTGAGCCCCCCTATAGCATCCATGAGGCCTATCAGGGGGCATCTGGAGCTGAGGCATTATCCCCACTCTCTCCATGCTCCCCAAGAGTTAATGCAGAAGGGTTTTCGTCAAAGAACTTTGCCACCTCAGCATCAGCAAGGGTTGGACGTTCCCGGGCGCCGCCTGTGGCCAGCAGCAGTCGCTACAGTGTCCGCTGCAGGCTGTACAATGCGCCCATGCAGGCCATCTCTGAGGGCGAGACAGAAAATTCTGATGGGAGCCCGCATGATGACCGATCCTCCCAGAGCTCAACATAG